Genomic DNA from Mycolicibacterium helvum:
AGCACGACATCCGCAGTGACCGGCGCGGCATCAGATCGGGGAGCCGGCGTCGTTGGCCGGGCCTTGTGCCAGACCAGCAAAGCCAAGACGGTGCCAGCCAGCACGGGCAGGTGCGACAGGACCCGGTCGAGGCCCACCGCGCCCGCCATCGCGTCGCTGATGACGTATCCGGTGAGGATCGCGGTGAAGACCGACAGCACCCCGGCCAAACCGGCTGCCGCGGTGGGGCGCGCCGCCGCGACGACCATGATCACCCCCAACGCCGCCGACCATGCCGTCGACTCGTTCAGCAGATGCCCGCCCATCATCGCGTGGTGCGCGACCGACGACGTTCCGACGTTGACGCCGGAGGCCTGGGCAGCTGCCAACCCCACCTGCACCAGCCCGACGCTCGCCAATGTCCACCGCAGCCAGGTGTTGGTCGGCGGGAGAAGCCGCCGCGACCGCGACACCGCGGGCCGGTCGTTCGTGACGGCAACGGCCGCCACCTGGGACCGGCCGGCCAGGCGCCGCAGCTGCTGGGTCTGCTCGACCGCTTGTGAGTACCAGGCAGTGCAGGAGTCACAGGTGGCGAGATGCTCATCGACCCGGGCGGCGGGAACGGGTTCGCGTTCGCCGTCGATCCGGGCCGACAACGCCTCCTGGGCGACAGTGCAGTCCACGCTTCCAATAGTCGTCTATTCGAGCCGGATCGTTCCAGCGTCCCAGGCTCACTACCGGTACTGAGCTAGATTCCTAGGCATGGATGGCCCAGGAGACGAGGTCAAGGTCGAGCGTGCCTCGTCCGCGCTGGCCGATGTCGACATCCACGGCTGGACTCAGCGCTTCGACCTGTTGTCCGACCCGCACCGGCTGGAGATCCTGCTCGGACTGCACCGCGCGCCCGGTATCTGCGTCGGTGACCTCGCTGCTGCCGTCGGCCGATCGGAGAACGCCGTCTCCCAAGCGCTGCGGGTGCTGCGCCAGCAGGGCTGGGTCACTTCCACCCGGGTCGGCAGGCAGGCCAGCTACCGCCTCGAGGATCACACCGTGCACGACCTGTTGCACTGGATCGGTGCTGCTCACACCGAGTGAGCTGGTCGGTTCATTCGAATATCTGTACAGGTAGACAGATATCGCATGCGCGCCTAGGCTCCCAATCGGGAC
This window encodes:
- a CDS encoding zf-HC2 domain-containing protein, which translates into the protein MDCTVAQEALSARIDGEREPVPAARVDEHLATCDSCTAWYSQAVEQTQQLRRLAGRSQVAAVAVTNDRPAVSRSRRLLPPTNTWLRWTLASVGLVQVGLAAAQASGVNVGTSSVAHHAMMGGHLLNESTAWSAALGVIMVVAAARPTAAAGLAGVLSVFTAILTGYVISDAMAGAVGLDRVLSHLPVLAGTVLALLVWHKARPTTPAPRSDAAPVTADVVLPDNASRGRRRGHLYPTDGSAA
- a CDS encoding ArsR/SmtB family transcription factor; the encoded protein is MDGPGDEVKVERASSALADVDIHGWTQRFDLLSDPHRLEILLGLHRAPGICVGDLAAAVGRSENAVSQALRVLRQQGWVTSTRVGRQASYRLEDHTVHDLLHWIGAAHTE